A single Lolium perenne isolate Kyuss_39 chromosome 6, Kyuss_2.0, whole genome shotgun sequence DNA region contains:
- the LOC127334502 gene encoding uncharacterized protein — MDDDFTFPTVAAPAPATATAPAPAPEEQHNLEEVPLPQRFVGPITSPLWPFSSSPETKNTPEVDEADAPSTSTRTGGHAQAVRQHNDEDRMDLLWEDLNDDLKLPQRRRPDSSDTESEETSAGCAPTTMLRASSRAGGAGQFCGGSSRSGRGGRTTGWALLLRLFQRLFAVDKRPPSRSPRHLHHGIYAP; from the coding sequence ATGGATGAcgacttcaccttccccaccgtcGCCGCGCCGGCGCCGGCAACGGCAacggcaccggcaccggcaccggagGAGCAGCATAACCTCGAGGAGGTCCCGTTACCTCAGCGCTTTGTCGGCCCGATCACCTCCCCTCTCTGGCCATTCTCCTCCTCACCAGAGACAAAGAATACCCCGGAGGTGGACGAGGCGGACGCGCCGTCGACGTCGACGAGAACCGGAGGGCACGCGCAAGCGGTCCGGCAGCACAACGACGAGGACCGGATGGACCTGCTGTGGGAGGACCTCAACGACGACCTGAAGctcccgcagcgccgccgcccggACTCGTCTGACACGGAGTCCGAGGAGACGTCGGCCGGGTGCGCGCCCACCACCATGCTGAGGGCGTCCTCGCGCGCCGGCGGGGCGGGGCAGTTCTGCGGCGGCAGCAGCCGCTCTGGCCGTGGCGGCAGGACGACGGGGTGGGCGCTGCTGCTGAGGCTCTTCCAGAGGCTCTTCGCCGTCGACAAGAGGCCGCCGTCCCGGTCCCCGCGCCACCTCCACCACGGTATCTACGCGCCATGA